In the genome of Botrytis cinerea B05.10 chromosome 13, complete sequence, one region contains:
- the Bcpds5 gene encoding Bcpds5, whose amino-acid sequence MAPRRGAIESPEPEEPSASLVFNEALSWRAGKPIATETLLKRLKKLASELRDMDQEEIDKSSLTVVAKELAAQNLLNHKDNGVRAWTACCLVDILKLCAPDAPYTSSQVKNIFTFFVGIILPALANPSHPYNTEHKYVLSSLSEVKSIVLMTDLPNAEDLMLHLFSTFFDICSGSLKSSTDEQISKDVEYNMSQCLVTLVDEAPVVGAPVIDIIVAQFLRAATPGGGKGKHGAKADDKQSTLLLKDLPEAYNMAKTICNDCSDKMSRYVSQYFNDVMMEVSTSGGKSNGHRKDDADSDGDDAPTGPSDQDLKELEKAHRLLRELWRASPSVLQNVIPQVEAELSAENIQLRLLATETLGDIISGIGAAGPPPLPNMDPAAYPPVRLDDYPVTPITSILVKPSSPQSFSQTHPSVWHSFIGRKNDKSPIIRSAWTTAIGRILVTEAGGIGLNREDEVALVKSLAEKLNDPDEKVRIAAVKAVASFNLVDIMEKLVPNGPVVKSGSVLSNLADRARDRKPAVRAEAMTTLGTIWGVATGEIAAGNEIVIASLGAIPSRIFEGFFANDLELNVVLDHVMFEQLLPLTYPPSKAKISKNGASQSQLSSDEPFDADKIRAERILLLVRSLDPKPKKAFFAIQARTKSYSDVLAAYIKKCEDFNGGVTEGDAADVKQKLGAVIEYLLQFLPDPLRTSQDLHKYAKLHDRRTYQLLRYTMDPKSDFKTVHNAIKEFSKRIEAAPNAPAGLLDTLTPIIYRSAFLVYNRSHLPAILQFSRTDDKGLGATAQEVMNEISEKNPQVLTANIKELCKTLEDEAPTETKENDPGTVATLKACAVFAKSKTESKSLPKDRKFAQTLVSYASFGAPPRAAKYAITLLMAATDRKEMHAKDLLEKSTKEWKYGEGHFLTKLAAISQLQLLSPKIADDFSDEILEITTQELLLQVRTPAKDTDPKWQNDDELDEECQAKCWALKILVNRLRTVEEAEVKTVAQPVFKVLNKLIVDNGELSKQQDTPRHHKSRLRLFAAQLMLKLCTTPIFDEILAPAQFDRLSFVAQDEHPNVRKAFIEKLQKYLVKDKLPDRFYTIIFLTAFEPEINFKNSIITWIRSRAKVFVDSKTMVLEKTLPRLLSLLAHHPDYSTDPAELIDHARYILYYVSSVASEDNLGLIYKYAQSVKQARDAINPAESENLYVLSDLTQAVIQKWEAKKGWTMQSYPAKVRVPAKLFGALQSHSIAQEIAEKNYIPEELDEELDKLVRNADKKKSQKRKSIDDSSLPTAKKQKSEGRPKSTASKKERVIKTPKAKKIKEPRTPAISSAERRKSGRGIASAKKSYIDRDSSEDEDEMLEGVSKWDYFDEDGNRVEAEEEDEESDAEQEEDAGDVEEEEEPVLKSTGKGRGRSKTKTPQKSARIVEEEAEQSDVVMEDEVEPQAESEAEPTPPKSKRGSRIASAKKKQSAKVVAQNASSATPPAPASEDEAEVEGNVEVEEEQEDVNMDDEPVSSPPKRASRSTKATPKTKKSNGKKVAPQEEEAEEEAQADVDNEVEAEAEAAVPTPSPEPAKSNARNAKAAGRGRSSRRGAKASPEPEVEVEVEEEESPSADADVEMAEIEEEIEEPEPKTNGKKTRGGKKTKLPVQTKEKPEKQVSKPTRNTRGRAQEVAEEEVVEEDVEEEAPEEVEEEVEAVEVKESAKGGKGRKTKDVVGSGRNTRGRAK is encoded by the exons atggcTCCGCGCCGCGGTGCGATCGAATCTCCTGAACCGGAAGAACCCTCTGCCAGCTTAGTATTCAATGAAGCTTTATCATGGCGCGCAGGAAAGCCCATTGCGACCGAAACTCTCTTGAAGAGACTTAAGAAGCTTGCGAGTGAGCTGCGGGATATGGATCAGGAGGAAATAGATAAATCATCATTGACAGTAGTGGCTAAAGAGCTCGCGGCGCAGAATTTATTGAATCATAAGGACAACGGAGTCAGGGCATGGACAGCTTGCTGCTTGGTAGATATATTGAAGCTTTGCGCTCCAGATGCACCATACACTAGTTCGCAGGTTAAG AATATCTTCACCTTTTTCGTTGGTATCATTTTACCGGCCCTTGCCAATCCTAGTCACCCATACAATACCGAACACAAATATGTTTTGTCATCTCTCTCAGAAGTCAAGAGTATTGTTTTGATGACAGATCTTCCTAATGCCGAAGATCTCATGCTCCATCTTTTCAGCACCTTCTTCGATATATGTTCCGGTTCTTTGAAGTCCTCTACAGACGAGCAAATAAGCAAAGATGTCGAATATAATATGTCACAGTGTTTGGTTACTTTGGTCGACGAAGCGCCAGTCGTGGGAGCACCAGTGATCGATATTATTGTTGCGCAATTTCTACGAGCTGCTACACCTGGTGGAGGTAAAGGCAAGCATGGTGCAAAGGCCGACGACAAGCAATCTACACTGTTGTTGAAGGATCTTCCAGAAGCATACAATATGGCAAAGACTATCTGTAATGATTGCTCTGATAAGATGTCTCGTTACGTCAGTCAGTATTTCAACGACGTTATGATGGAAGTTTCTACAAGTGGAGGCAAATCGAACGGGCACCGAAAGGATGATGCGGACtcggatggagatgatgctcCAACAGGACCATCAGATCAGGACTTGAAAGAACTCGAAAAGGCCCACAGACTTCTAAGAGAACTATGGCGCGCATCACCTTCTGTTTTACAGAATGTTATTCCTCAAGTAGAGGCAGAATTGTCGGCAGAGAACATACAATTGCGCTTGTTGGCTACCGAGACTTTGGGAGACATCATTTCTGGTATTGGTGCTGCGGGACCACCGCCTTTACCTAATATGGATCCCGCTGCGTATCCTCCTGTGCGACTTGATGACTACCCAGTAACGCCTATCACAAGTATCCTCGTCAAGCCCAGTTCACCACAATCCTTTTCTCAAACACATCCATCTGTTTGGCATAGCTTCATTGGACGAAAAAATGACAAATCGCCAATCATTCGATCAGCCTGGACTACAGCTATTGGACGAATCTTGGTAACTGAGGCTGGAGGTATCGGATTGAACCGAGAAGACGAAGTTGCATTGGTCAAGTCATTAGCGGAGAAGTTGAATGATCCTGATGAGAAGGTCAGAATTGCTGCTGTGAAAGCTGTTGCAAGCTTCAATTTGGTAGATATCATGGAGAAACTTGTACCTAATGGCCCAGTAGTCAAGTCTGGCTCTGTTCTTAGTAATTTGGCAGATCGAGCGAGAGACCGTAAGCCGGCCGTTCGAGCAGAGGCTATGACGACACTTGGTACGATATGGGGTGTAGCTACTGGTGAGATTGCGGCAGGAAACGAGATTGTGATCGCATCATTGGGTGCTATCCCTTCAAGAATCTTCGAAGGTTTCTTTGCCAATGATTTAGAACTCAACGTTGTTTTGGATCATGTGATGTTCGAACAGCTCTTACCTTTGACTTATCCACCTTCCAAGGCCAAAATCTCGAAGAATGGCGCTTCTCAATCACAACTATCTTCCGATGAACCATTCGATGCAGATAAAATTCGAGCAGAACGTATCCTACTGTTAGTTCGATCTCTCGATCCCAAGCCCAAGAAAGCTTTCTTCGCTATACAGGCCCGAACGAAATCATACTCCGATGTTCTTGCTGCTTATATCAAGAAATGCGAGGATTTTAACGGTGGAGTGACCGAAGGTGATGCCGCAGATGTTAAGCAAAAACTCGGCGCAGTTATTGagtatcttcttcaatttcttccagATCCTTTACGAACTAGCCAAGATTTACACAAGTACGCGAAGCTCCATGATCGTAGAACTTATCAACTTCTACGGTACACAATGGATCCTAAAAGCGATTTCAAAACTGTTCACAATGCGATCAAAGAATTTTCTAAACGCATTGAAGCAGCACCAAATGCTCCGGCTGGCCTTCTTGACACTCTAACGCCTATCATTTACCGTTCTGCCTTTTTGGTATACAATCGGAGTCACTTGCCTGCCATTCTACAGTTTTCCAGAACTGACGATAAAGGATTGGGTGCTACAGCTCAGGAGGTCATGAACGAAATTTCCGAAAAGAATCCACAGGTGTTGACTGCAAACATCAAGGAGTTATGCAAGACTCTAGAAGATGAGGCACCAACAGAGACTAAAGAGAATGATCCAGGCACCGTGGCAACTTTGAAAGCATGTGCAGTCTTTGCCAAAAGCAAGACCGAATCGAAATCACTTCCCAAGGATCGCAAGTTTGCTCAAACATTAGTCAGTTATGCATCATTTGGAGCACCACCTCGAGCTGCCAAATATGCGATCACGCTTTTGATGGCTGCCACTGATCGAAAGGAAATGCATGCAAAGGATCTTTTGGAGAAGTCAACAAAGGAGTGGAAGTATGGGGAAGGCCATTTTTTGACCAAGCTGGCAGCGATCAGTCAATTGCAACTGTTATCTCCCAAAATTGCGGATGACTTTAGcgatgaaattcttgaaatcacCACCCAAGAGCTTCTCCTGCAAGTACGAACTCCAGCCAAAGATACCGATCCTAAATGGcagaatgatgatgagctAGACGAAGAATGCCAAGCCAAATGCTGGGCCTTGAAAATTCTAGTCAATAGATTGCGTACGgttgaagaagcagaagtcaAAACTGTTGCGCAACCAGTCTTCAAGGTTCTCAACAAATTGATTGTGGACAATGGAGAGCTTTCGAAGCAGCAGGATACTCCTAGACATCACAAATCTCGTTTGAGGCTATTCGCAGCACAGTTAATGCTCAAGCTCTGCACTACTCCAATTTTTGACGAAATCTTAGCTCCTGCTCAGTTCGACCGCTTATCTTTCGTAGCACAAGATGAACACCCCAATGTCCGAAAGgcttttattgaaaaactaCAAAAGTATTTGGTCAAGGATAAGCTTCCAGATCGTTTTTACACAATCATTTTCTTGACTGCTTTCGAACCCGAAATAAACTTCAAAAACTCAATCATCACATGGATTCGTTCTCGTGCTAAGGTCTTCGTCGACTCCAAGACTATGGTGTTGGAGAAAACTCTGCCACGACTTTTATCGCTATTAGCCCACCACCCTGATTATAGCACTGACCCTGCTGAGCTTATTGATCATGCTCGTTATATACTGTACTATGTGTCTTCTGTTGCCTCAGAAGATAACCTAGGTCTTATTTACAAATATGCTCAAAGTGTCAAGCAAGCTCGAGATGCTATTAACCCAGCTGAATCCGAAAATCTTTACGTTCTAAGTGATCTCACACAAGCTGTGATTCAGAAGTGGGAAGCCAAGAAGGGTTGGACTATGCAATCCTATCCGGCTAAAGTTAGGGTTCCAGCCAAGTTGTTCGGTGCCCTCCAATCTCATAGTATTGCGCAAGAGATTGCAGAAAAGAACTACATACCagaggaattggatgaagaatTAGATAAGTTGGTCAGAAATGCGGATAAGAAGAAG TCACAAAAACGAAAATCTATCGATGATTCGTCTCTTCCCACAGCTAAGAAACAAAAGTCCGAAGGGAGACCTAAATCTACAGCTtccaagaaagagagagtCATCAAGACTcccaaagcaaagaaaattaaagagCCAAGAACTCCAGCAATCAGCAGCgcagagagaagaaagagcgGAAGAGGCATTGCAAGTGCGAAAAAGAGTTATATTGATAGGGATAGTagcgaggatgaagatgaaatgtTGGAAGGTGTCAGTAAATGGGATTATTTCGATGAAGACGGTAATAGGGTGGAGgctgaggaagaagatgaagaaagtgatGCTGAACAGGAAGAAGATGCTGGCGATgtcgaagaggaagaagaaccGGTACTTAAATCAACAGGCAAGGGAAGGGGGAGATCCAAGACAAAGACACCTCAGAAATCAGCTCGCattgtggaagaagaagcagagcAATCAGATGTCGTTATGGAAGACGAAGTCGAACCACAAGCAGAATCCGAAGCAGAACCTACacctccaaaatccaaacgTGGATCAAGAATAGCATcggcgaagaagaagcaatcaGCCAAGGTAGTTGCCCAGAATGCATCTAGCGCTACACCTCCAGCTCCTGCAAGTGAGGATGAGGCTGAGGTTGAAGGCAATGTTGAAGTAGAGGAAGAACAAGAGGATGTTAATATGGATGATGAACCTGTATCTTCGCCTCCAAAACGCGCTTCTAGATCAACTAAAGCAACACCTAAGACTAAGAAATCGAATGGCAAGAAAGTCGCCCCGCAGGAAGAAGAGGCTGAGGAGGAGGCTCAAGCAGATGTAGACAATGAAGTGGAAGCTGAAGCTGAAGCGGCAGTACCTACTCCTTCTCCTGAACCCGCCAAGTCAAATGCCAGGAATGCTAAAGCGGctggaaggggaagaagtaGTAGGAGAGGTGCGAAAGCAAGTCCGGAGCCAGAAGTTGAAGTCGaagtcgaggaagaagaatctccTAGTGCTGATGCGGATGTAGAAATGgctgaaattgaagaagaaatcgaagaaccTGAACCAAAAACCAACGGCAAGAAAACTCGTGGTGGTAAGAAAACTAAGTTGCCTGTTCAAACGAAGGAGAAACCCGAGAAACAGGTGTCGAAACCGACGAGGAATACTAGGGGAAGAGCTCAGGAGGTTGCAGAGGAAGAGGTCGTTGAGGAggatgtggaagaagaagcaccGGAGGAGGTAGAAGAGGAAGTAGAGGCAGTGGAGGTGAAGGAGAGCGCAAAAGGTGGCAAAGGACGGAAAACCAAGGATGTAGTCGGGAGTGGAAGGAATACGAGGGGAAGAGCCAAGtaa